A window of Theileria parva strain Muguga chromosome 4 map unlocalized ctg_529, whole genome shotgun sequence genomic DNA:
CTGGCCCTACCAACTCCCTACTGGACCCTCCCAATCACtcaaaataatactaatattgttaattatggCTACAGAAGTACAGTATAAAGCTGATCTTATCAATGGTAAACCTGTTCTCTATTGTAGATATGACTTTGAACATGCTTGGGAGGACGTAACTCATACCAGACATCAGCTGGATCACCTGGAACTCTACGACTTGAATCTCAATTTAACCGGTGTATCACAGTGTTCAACAGAGTTATGTGATACAACTTTTAAGATCTCAATTGATTTCAAATGTTACCACGTGAAACTGGGTGACAAATTGTTATGGAGTTACTATGAGTTTCCTCAATGTGGATTACCAAAAAAATTACTATTTAACTTGAAATTGAATACTATGGCGCTGCAATTTGAAGAAACCATTGAGAAGTTAAATTTGGACGGGTATGAATTTAATGACTGGGTGGAGCCTGGGAGACCGTTACAGCCAATCATTACTaggaaaaaaataatcaacGGTCATATTAAGGTGGATTTATTCTCTCCCTGGAACCCCTGCGTCCAAGTGAATTTTGACGAAACTCACTTCTGGAGACATAAACAAGGAAATCCACTCCCAATCTCACTCATCCACGAACTCGAAGATTATTATCTTCTCGTATTCCCCGATGCCtttttagaatttgatttttatcCTCACCGTAAACCCTTACAGATCTTTGAATTCTAATCTCCcaatactatattatatattatataatagtagAAATGTTCAAGTGTAATCTCTAGATAGCAAAAGGCTAAACATATAATTACTGAGTATATTTAAGGGTTTGGATTATACTGTGTGATGTATTGTGTGATATATTGTGTGATGGCAGTGGGTAAATTATCTACTGGTATGTCAACTTTATCCAGTGTTACAACGTCGAGTTGTGCTAAGTTAGCGAGAGTAACTTGATTATCCACGAGTAAATCTGAATCTTTGACTGCTTCGTAAAGGTAATTTATCACGCTGTTGAGTTGTAATTTGAACTTAAATTCCAGCGCCGTATTCACTCGGAACTTCCCAGCACTAAACTTCATATGCGTCTGACTTATCAACCTCATCATCTTCTCATACgataaatgtaaaaataacctCGATTGCACTTGTGATTCTATTATCCTTCCCACTAAGAGTTTTACTCTTTTTGTTACACGGGGTTCCGTTACGGTGTTAGGTCCAGCAGCAGCATTTTCCACATCATTTCctacagtattattattatctatagtattaagaTTGCTTGAGTTATGATTACCTGAGAGATTGGAGTAGAACTCTGTGATTCTCTGTAGTATGGAATTGGAGAGGTGTAGGTACATTTGTGAGAGATTAATCATCATGAATGCGATGTTTAGATTTTCAGTGACAAGTTGTAAAACCTGTCCGTGTGGCTGATTTTTTAGCATTTCCAGCGTGGTAAATGCTACTGCTATCTCCTCCTTCACTCTCATCTCATTCTCATAAATTAACTCATAAAACTTGTTCAACACCCTgagatttattattattttactctcCCTAAATTTGACATCGTTTAGCCTCAGTTTTTTCATTAACTTTTTAACGTTCTTTGGCTTGTCCAGTTTTATCGAATTTAACTCATTCTCCCTCACACACAATCGTGATATCTCCACACTGCccacactatttacactatcaACTGTGTTATCCGGAGTATAATGTTCTGAGTTGGGAGTATAATGATCTGATGTATTGAATGGGTAATTGTTGGTGTTAATTTCTGGGTAGTTTCTATTACCGATACACTGTGTGAACAAGGACttgatattaaaatttccagATGAAAACTGCCTTAGAATAGCATTACTTTGTGTAATCTGGTTCATTATTgcttaatattatttataattaatagatCTAAGTATTTATTAGATCTATTATATATCCCACTACTATACCTATTATACTACCATACATATACACTacagtatattatatatactatagtatagtgGTAATAGTAGTGTAGTATTacgtgtctgggtttaagAGTATAGTACAGTATTTATGTAGTATTAAAGTTATACAGTAAAGTAACTCTCTCTCCCCTTATActattagctccctcttgggtatatagtaaagtagctccctttAGGGGTAttagtaagatagctccctctaggggtattatagttatataattaagtagctccctctcggggtatataatataagtatagtaaaatagctccctctccctctCACTTatgtagttaattagctccctctcggggtatatttagtatatagCTAAATTATAGGGTATAACAAAGAAATACAATAGTGTGAGTATATTAATGATTGAAGAGTGAGTTGAgatgtaatttattatgtgACTTAACGATGATATATTCTTCAATAGTATCCTTGACGAATAGTTTATAAATGTTGACAATTTTTTGTTGTCCTATTCTGTGACATCTGTCCTCCGCCTGTATGTCATTGTACGGGTTCCAGCTCTGGTCCATCAGTATCACATTGTTAGCCACTGATAGGTTCAATCCCACATTCCCCACCTTCACACTTATTAATAGGATTGACACGGCGTCAGTGTTGAACGTGTTAATGATGGTGTCCCGGTCAGTGAGCGACACTGTCCCGTCCAGACGCAGTACCGGCGTAATTTCCCTTAACCTCAGAACGTGTTGAATTATGTCAAGATAGTTCGTAAACTGTGAGAATATTAATACCTTCTCATTTCTTTCCATTATGTTACTCAGGATTTCCAGCATCTTCTGGACTTTTGTACTCTCAAAATATAATTCCTCAGGTACTCTGGAGATTAGCACATCCAACTTTGTCCGTACACTCAGATCCAACGTGGTGGTACATTGTGTAAGAAGTTGGTGAATTGTGAAATCGGAGAGTGTGGTGAGATATTCTGTGATCTTTGTGGTGTTGTATTCACTGAAGTCTGGATGTAACTTTTTGATGAGGTGGGCTATAGCTGGGATTAAGTTATCTTCATATATTATCCTTACTAATAACGGATGATTACATATTCTTCTCagtttatatattttgttCATCTCCGTTACGGTGACAGGTCCCACGGCATCTTCATTCTCCACACTCTCCACATTCTCTACAGTATTCTTTACATCTTCCACACTCTCTACAGTGTTTACATCTTCTACAGTATTACTATTGTCTACGGTATCCGCCGAACTGTCTTTAATTTCATCCTCAGTACCATCACCCATACCCTCCATAATATCTACACCAGTACCATTAATACCATTAGTACTATtcatagtattattagtactattcatagtattattagtacTATTCATACTATTAAGAGTGGTTACGGATGAGTGATAGATGTGAGATTGAAAAGTGTTCATTTGGCAGGGTATGTAATTGGAGTGTTTGACGGGTAATTCGTTGATGACATCTTTCTTTAGCCTTCTCAGGATGAACGGCGTTGTCAGCTTTTGTAACACTCTCAACTCTTTgcttattatatactttttGTTATTCTTTTCtattatattgtttataCTCGTTTTTATTTCCTCCGTTACGGTGAAAGGTCCAGCTGCACCAGTTGTATCCTCAGACACATCCTCACCATCTACATCTTCCACATTTTCTACAGTATTCTCCACATTCTCACCATCTTCCACATTCTCCacaatattactattatttacagaATT
This region includes:
- the fft3 gene encoding SNF2 family protein codes for the protein MEEGKNEPVTPTKKKRKLKQRQFSESDDERTESKDEIRIKKQVLLSLESLHSFYQISQNLLGRLLCEMCNEKLMCDVGCVKITRTFGDLAEFKKIDQFHKLKNYQQCGVHWLSIIHKSNLSSAILADEMGLGKTVQVCVFLQYLYNQYNNTITTADSPKDTNHTDTNSPDSTDTPDDDDTVGLRMYIIIVPLNIMYNWYNEFRVWTNIKNILIYHGSQSQRLNTIQYLLNLHHQQSTNRGNSGNTVNSGNRVDGFIVMITTFGMMNDDIRLMRRLQPFEYLIIDEAHLIKNSNSNTYKKLYNCQFNHKLLLTGTPIQNSMDELCNLLQFSMSDVFNSYDINNAIYNIIHNQSLVKSFTQHTHFIQHLNQHNSNSVNNSNIVENVEDGENVENTVENVEDVDGEDVSEDTTGAAGPFTVTEEIKTSINNIIEKNNKKYIISKELRVLQKLTTPFILRRLKKDVINELPVKHSNYIPCQMNTFQSHIYHSSVTTLNSMNSTNNTMNSTNNTMNSTNGINGTGVDIMEGMGDGTEDEIKDSSADTVDNSNTVEDVNTVESVEDVKNTVENVESVENEDAVGPVTVTEMNKIYKLRRICNHPLLVRIIYEDNLIPAIAHLIKKLHPDFSEYNTTKITEYLTTLSDFTIHQLLTQCTTTLDLSVRTKLDVLISRVPEELYFESTKVQKMLEILSNIMERNEKVLIFSQFTNYLDIIQHVLRLREITPVLRLDGTVSLTDRDTIINTFNTDAVSILLISVKVGNVGLNLSVANNVILMDQSWNPYNDIQAEDRCHRIGQQKIVNIYKLFVKDTIEEYIIVKSHNKLHLNSLFNH